The genome window CGACGACGCTACGCAGGGGCAAACGGCACAAGCGCAAACCGAACAAGTCCAATCGGCAGCGCCAAAAAATACGGCAGGAAAGCGCTCAAACGACTACATAAATATGGGGCCCGTTTATCCACTCGATCAGTTTATAGTAAATTTACTTAGCGAAAGCGGCTCGAGATACTTAAAAACAAAGGTAGATCTAGAGCTTAGCGCCGAGACGCTAACGCCTGAAATAGACAAGAAAAAACCGCTAATCAGGGATATCATAGTATCCACCCTCTCGTCTAAAACGTACGAAGAGGTAAGCACTCAAAAAGGCAAAAATCGCCTAAAAGATGAGATAGTCGACCGCCTAAACGAGGTTTTGGCCGACGGTCACATAAAAAACATCTACTTTACCGACTTTGTGGTGCAATGATCGGCATAGATATCGTAGCGATCTCGCGGATCTCAAGGCTTAAAGAGCGGCGGGGCGAGGATTTTTTGAGATATTTTTTGAGCGACGACGAGATAAATATCGCAAAAACGGACGCTACGATAGCGGGATTTTTCGCAGCTAAGGAGGCTATCAGCAAAGCCCTTGGCTGCGGGATCTCAGCCGAGTTTTCATTTTTTGACGCTCAAATTTACAAAGACGACAAAAACGCTCCAAAAGTAAAGCTCTCAGAAAAAATCATAAAAAATTTTAATCTAAAAGACGCGCAAATCACCATTAGCCACGACGGAGGTTTTGCTATCGCCGCTGCGATACTGCAAAGAGCGGATTAGGCTTTTAAATTTAGCTCAGATATGGGCTAAATTTACCGCTAAATCAAATCATGTTTAGCCAAATTTAACAACCGCCGCCGACCCCCCCCCTTTTTTTACTCGACAAACGCAAGTCAAATTTGATACTGTTTTTATCCGCGGCGATTTTTTCAAACTCCGAAACTTCGCTAAAATTTATCTGTGCTATAAAATGAAGCAGTTCGCCAGCTTGTTCGTTTGCGGGCCACGGCTCGCTTCGCGGCATATTGAGCAATCCGCCGAATTTTGACGCGCTTATCGGTATTTGTCGATCGGCGCTTTCTTTTGCCGAAATTTTTACCGCATTTTTAGTATAGTTTTTTATATCCTCAAATATACGTCCGAGACAGTACTTTTCGTATCTTGCACGTAAATTTTGCAAATTATCAAATTTAACGCATCGCTGTAAAAAGTTAGATAAATTTCACTTTTGCAAAGTCGGTAAATGCCAACCAAGATAATACGCCGCAAGCCTAAACACGACTCCAAACGCAAAAAGCCCCATCACCCAAAACACGCTCGTAAATCCCGCATAATCCATAGCAAAATAAATCAGTCCCACGACAATGCTAACCGTCGCGTAAAGCCCGGTTTTAAGACACCACGGCACTTCGTTAAAGAGCACGTCGCGTATCATACCTCCGCCCACGCCGTTGCAAAGCGCTAACAGCACGACGCCAAATACGTTGTAGCCAAACTGCAGCGCCACGATCGCCCCGACGATAGAAAAGCTCACGAGATCCACTGCGTCGGTGGTGACGAAAAGGAATTTTTTCTCGATATCGCTTCGCTTATGCAGGCGTAAAAACGCCGAGAGAAAGAGCATCACCATCACGATAATGCACGGAGCATAGTGCGTGAACGAATACGGCGGGCGCGAGACGATAGCGTCGCGCATAAATCCGCCTCCAAGCGCAGTCAGAAGCGCGGCGATAAAGATACCCAGCCAGTCGCAGTCGCGCTTAACCGCGAAGATAAATCCGCTCGTGGCTGCCGAGGCGATGCCGATGTATTCGGCGACAAGGAGCGCAGTCATTT of Campylobacter showae contains these proteins:
- a CDS encoding trimeric intracellular cation channel family protein — encoded protein: MTALLVAEYIGIASAATSGFIFAVKRDCDWLGIFIAALLTALGGGFMRDAIVSRPPYSFTHYAPCIIVMVMLFLSAFLRLHKRSDIEKKFLFVTTDAVDLVSFSIVGAIVALQFGYNVFGVVLLALCNGVGGGMIRDVLFNEVPWCLKTGLYATVSIVVGLIYFAMDYAGFTSVFWVMGLFAFGVVFRLAAYYLGWHLPTLQK
- a CDS encoding DUF1963 domain-containing protein, with the translated sequence MQNLRARYEKYCLGRIFEDIKNYTKNAVKISAKESADRQIPISASKFGGLLNMPRSEPWPANEQAGELLHFIAQINFSEVSEFEKIAADKNSIKFDLRLSSKKRGGVGGGC
- the acpS gene encoding holo-ACP synthase codes for the protein MIGIDIVAISRISRLKERRGEDFLRYFLSDDEINIAKTDATIAGFFAAKEAISKALGCGISAEFSFFDAQIYKDDKNAPKVKLSEKIIKNFNLKDAQITISHDGGFAIAAAILQRAD
- the fliL gene encoding flagellar basal body-associated protein FliL — translated: MAEETQAKKSNSLVLIIIIVILILLLVVGGLLAFLLMSGNDDATQGQTAQAQTEQVQSAAPKNTAGKRSNDYINMGPVYPLDQFIVNLLSESGSRYLKTKVDLELSAETLTPEIDKKKPLIRDIIVSTLSSKTYEEVSTQKGKNRLKDEIVDRLNEVLADGHIKNIYFTDFVVQ